A window of Rhizobium acidisoli contains these coding sequences:
- the napE gene encoding periplasmic nitrate reductase, NapE protein — MLQPVQGGSAGPQRPNRRKIELVTFFVLAFGIWPVIAVGVVGSYGFAVWMWQIVFGPPGPPGH; from the coding sequence ATGCTACAGCCGGTCCAAGGCGGCTCTGCGGGCCCGCAGAGGCCGAACAGGCGGAAGATCGAGCTTGTCACCTTCTTCGTCCTTGCCTTCGGCATCTGGCCAGTGATCGCAGTCGGCGTCGTCGGCAGCTACGGCTTCGCCGTCTGGATGTGGCAAATCGTCTTCGGACCTCCGGGTCCTCCCGGTCATTGA
- a CDS encoding substrate-binding domain-containing protein, which yields MRKALLLTAAVLALTAGQALAAKKQLVIVVKGLDNPFFEAINQGCQKWNKENASAEYECFYTGPASTSDEAGEAQIVQDMLGKADTAAIAISPSNAKLIAQTLKTANPSVPVMTLDADLAADDAALRKTYLGTDNYLMGAKIGEYIKKAKPKGGKICTIEGNPGADNILRRAQGMRDTLSGQKGLAALKGEGGWTEVAGCPVFTNDDGAKGVQAMTDILAANTDLDAFGIMGGWPLFGAPQPYRDLFKPMADKIAKNEFVIGAADTIGDEVAIAKEGLVTALVGQRPFEMGYKAPTVMMDLIAGKKVEDPVFTGLDECTKDTVDTCIQK from the coding sequence ATGAGGAAGGCATTATTGCTTACAGCTGCAGTCCTGGCGCTGACGGCCGGTCAGGCGCTCGCCGCCAAGAAGCAGCTGGTCATCGTCGTCAAAGGCCTCGACAACCCGTTCTTCGAGGCGATCAACCAGGGTTGCCAGAAGTGGAACAAGGAAAACGCATCCGCCGAATATGAATGCTTCTACACCGGCCCGGCATCGACCTCCGATGAGGCCGGCGAGGCGCAGATCGTCCAGGATATGCTGGGCAAGGCCGATACCGCGGCGATCGCCATCTCGCCGTCGAACGCCAAGCTGATCGCCCAGACGCTGAAGACGGCCAATCCGAGCGTTCCCGTGATGACACTCGATGCCGATCTTGCGGCCGATGACGCGGCGCTGCGCAAGACCTATCTCGGCACCGACAATTATCTGATGGGCGCCAAGATCGGCGAATACATCAAGAAGGCCAAGCCGAAGGGCGGCAAGATCTGCACCATCGAAGGCAATCCCGGCGCCGACAACATTCTACGCCGCGCCCAGGGCATGCGCGATACGCTGAGCGGCCAGAAGGGGCTGGCGGCGCTGAAGGGTGAAGGCGGCTGGACTGAAGTGGCCGGCTGCCCGGTCTTTACCAATGACGACGGCGCCAAGGGCGTGCAGGCGATGACCGACATCCTTGCCGCCAACACCGACCTCGATGCCTTCGGCATCATGGGCGGCTGGCCGCTGTTCGGCGCCCCGCAGCCCTATCGCGACCTGTTCAAGCCGATGGCCGACAAGATCGCCAAGAATGAGTTCGTCATCGGCGCCGCCGACACGATCGGCGACGAAGTGGCAATCGCCAAGGAAGGCCTTGTCACCGCGCTCGTCGGCCAGCGGCCGTTCGAAATGGGCTATAAGGCGCCAACCGTGATGATGGACCTGATCGCTGGGAAGAAGGTCGAGGATCCGGTGTTCACCGGGCTTGACGAATGCACCAAGGATACCGTCGACACCTGCATTCAGAAGTGA
- a CDS encoding 4Fe-4S dicluster domain-containing protein has product MQTKALSRRQLLLGRPDPASEADASTSLPHTAMVTEPCLSRRGVACRSCDESCPENAIRFRPRIGGPFLPEIDETLCTGCDACLAICPVGAIATRINGLEGRNA; this is encoded by the coding sequence ATGCAGACAAAAGCGTTGTCTCGCCGTCAACTGCTCCTCGGGCGTCCCGACCCGGCATCCGAGGCGGACGCTTCAACATCCTTGCCTCACACGGCCATGGTGACGGAACCCTGCCTGTCCAGGCGGGGCGTTGCCTGCCGGTCGTGCGACGAAAGCTGTCCCGAGAATGCAATCCGATTCCGGCCGCGGATCGGCGGGCCGTTTCTCCCGGAGATCGACGAGACGCTCTGCACCGGATGCGACGCCTGTCTTGCGATCTGTCCGGTCGGCGCAATCGCGACCCGGATAAACGGACTGGAGGGCCGCAATGCCTGA
- a CDS encoding NAD-dependent epimerase/dehydratase family protein produces the protein MLILVTGATGKVGRRFITGLLDEPRFSKARIRALCHNRVLEETDRISVVKGSIADSDIVAAAMDGVTHVVHLATCKEIPADVMDITVKGLFWLLEAFRVSPTAQQFILIGGDAGIGHFFYRHDGPVTEKTPHKAYPGCYALSKVLEEVMLEQFAIQYGINTCCLRAPWIMEKDDFKYTLSFGDDVFGGPDWKTLVPTDDAERYAQDGTVPLLRDADGRPLKRNFVHVDDLVAAILAAIDNPRAKGELFNISMDPPVDYGEVAAHLARTRGLGSVDIASQFHSNWMDNSKARYLLDWKPVYDLEKLINSAWDYQRSKEEPRIVWYPG, from the coding sequence ATGCTGATCCTTGTCACCGGGGCTACGGGCAAGGTCGGGCGGCGCTTCATTACTGGGCTGCTTGACGAGCCGCGATTTTCCAAAGCACGCATTCGCGCGCTTTGTCATAATCGTGTGCTCGAGGAAACCGACCGCATCAGTGTCGTCAAGGGCTCGATCGCCGACAGCGATATCGTGGCAGCGGCGATGGACGGTGTCACCCATGTCGTGCACCTCGCCACCTGCAAGGAAATCCCGGCCGATGTGATGGATATCACCGTCAAGGGCCTGTTCTGGCTGCTCGAGGCGTTCCGCGTCAGCCCCACGGCACAGCAGTTCATCCTGATCGGCGGCGATGCCGGCATCGGCCATTTCTTCTATCGCCATGACGGGCCGGTGACCGAAAAGACGCCGCACAAGGCCTATCCCGGCTGCTACGCGCTCTCCAAGGTGCTGGAAGAGGTGATGCTCGAGCAGTTCGCCATCCAGTACGGCATCAACACCTGCTGCCTGCGGGCGCCGTGGATCATGGAGAAGGACGATTTCAAATACACGCTTTCCTTCGGCGACGATGTCTTCGGCGGGCCGGACTGGAAGACGCTGGTGCCGACTGATGATGCCGAGCGTTACGCGCAGGATGGCACCGTGCCGCTGCTGCGCGATGCCGACGGGCGGCCGCTGAAACGCAATTTCGTGCATGTCGACGATCTGGTCGCGGCGATCCTTGCGGCGATCGACAATCCGCGCGCCAAGGGCGAGCTTTTCAACATCTCGATGGATCCGCCCGTCGATTATGGAGAGGTTGCCGCACACCTTGCCCGCACCCGCGGGCTCGGCTCGGTCGACATCGCAAGCCAGTTCCACTCGAACTGGATGGACAACAGCAAGGCCAGATATCTCTTGGACTGGAAGCCGGTCTACGATCTGGAAAAGCTGATCAATTCGGCTTGGGACTACCAGCGTTCGAAGGAGGAGCCTCGGATCGTCTGGTATCCAGGTTGA
- a CDS encoding LysR family transcriptional regulator has product MVRQFLPLNGLRAFEASARHLSFTRAAIELCVTQAAVSQQVKGLEARLGVALFQRLPRGLKITAEGEALLPTVTASFDQMATTLDRIEAGQVRELLFLGVVGTFAVGWLLPRLADFQRRHPFIDLRISTNNNRVDPAAEGLDFAIRFGSGSWHGTEAQRLFEAPLSPLCIPKLAERLQSPEDLAGAVLLRSYRTDEWSSWFQAAGVPPAAQVNAGIVFDSSVGMMEAALQGLGVALAPPSMFTRHLSSGAIVQPFAAAISLGSYWLTRLQSRPVTTAMRAFSDWIGAQSSAV; this is encoded by the coding sequence ATGGTTCGGCAATTTCTCCCCTTGAACGGCCTGCGCGCCTTCGAAGCCTCGGCAAGGCATCTGAGTTTCACCCGTGCAGCGATCGAGCTCTGCGTCACCCAGGCGGCCGTCAGCCAGCAGGTCAAAGGCCTGGAGGCGCGATTGGGCGTGGCGCTGTTCCAGCGTCTCCCCCGCGGTTTGAAAATCACCGCGGAAGGCGAAGCTTTGCTGCCGACGGTGACGGCCTCCTTCGACCAGATGGCGACGACGCTGGACAGGATCGAAGCCGGGCAGGTGCGGGAATTGCTGTTTCTCGGCGTTGTCGGCACATTTGCCGTCGGCTGGCTGTTGCCGCGGCTTGCGGATTTCCAGCGCCGGCATCCCTTTATCGATCTCCGCATTTCCACCAACAACAATCGGGTCGATCCGGCCGCCGAGGGGCTGGATTTCGCCATCCGCTTCGGCAGCGGTTCATGGCACGGAACGGAGGCGCAGCGCCTGTTCGAAGCGCCGCTCTCGCCGCTCTGCATCCCCAAACTGGCGGAGCGTCTGCAGTCGCCTGAAGATCTTGCCGGGGCGGTGCTGCTGCGCAGTTACCGGACGGATGAATGGAGCAGCTGGTTTCAGGCGGCAGGGGTTCCCCCGGCTGCGCAGGTCAATGCCGGCATCGTCTTCGATTCCTCCGTCGGCATGATGGAGGCCGCCCTCCAGGGGCTCGGCGTCGCGCTCGCCCCGCCATCGATGTTCACAAGGCATCTTTCCTCCGGCGCGATCGTCCAGCCCTTCGCCGCCGCCATATCGCTCGGCAGCTACTGGTTGACGCGCCTGCAGTCGCGGCCGGTCACGACGGCGATGCGGGCATTTTCGGACTGGATCGGTGCGCAATCGAGCGCTGTATAA
- a CDS encoding ABC transporter permease → MAVTLDQTIAQKQRSRLAEFVGGQTFWVLIAVLLACLFLSFATDSFATSKNLYNITRNVTFVAIIALGMTLVIITGGIDLSVGSVLCLCSMVLAVTMNAGYSIEVGITAAIVTALVIGAFNGVLIAYLNFPPFVVTLGMLSIARSLAMVASNNTVVFQFGPDHDKLLALGGGAWFFGIANPVLYMVILALITGFVLRWTRFGRYIFAIGGNEHAATLTGVPVRSIKVAVYMISALSAGIAGIVQTGWLGAVTTNIGAGMELQVIAAAVIGGANLAGGIGTAFGALVGAALIEVIRNSLGLLGINAFWQGTFIGGAIVLAVLFDRIRNLRQSE, encoded by the coding sequence ATGGCAGTGACACTGGACCAGACGATTGCACAGAAGCAGCGCAGCCGGCTTGCGGAGTTTGTCGGCGGTCAGACATTCTGGGTGCTGATCGCCGTGCTTCTCGCCTGCCTCTTCCTGTCCTTCGCCACCGATTCCTTTGCAACGTCGAAGAACCTCTACAACATCACCCGCAACGTCACCTTCGTCGCCATCATCGCGCTCGGCATGACGCTTGTCATCATCACCGGCGGTATCGATCTCTCGGTCGGCTCGGTGCTCTGCCTCTGCAGCATGGTGCTGGCGGTCACCATGAATGCCGGTTATTCCATCGAGGTCGGCATCACGGCCGCGATCGTCACGGCGCTGGTGATCGGCGCCTTCAACGGCGTGCTGATTGCCTATCTCAATTTCCCGCCCTTCGTGGTGACGCTCGGCATGCTGTCGATTGCGCGAAGCTTAGCGATGGTCGCCTCGAACAACACCGTCGTTTTCCAATTCGGCCCCGACCATGACAAGCTGCTCGCGCTCGGCGGCGGCGCCTGGTTTTTCGGCATCGCCAACCCCGTTCTCTACATGGTCATCCTGGCGCTCATCACCGGCTTCGTGCTGCGCTGGACGCGCTTCGGCCGCTATATTTTCGCGATCGGCGGCAATGAACATGCCGCGACGCTGACCGGCGTTCCCGTGCGCAGCATCAAGGTCGCCGTCTATATGATCTCGGCGCTCTCGGCCGGCATTGCCGGCATCGTCCAGACCGGCTGGCTCGGCGCCGTCACCACCAATATCGGCGCCGGCATGGAACTGCAGGTCATCGCCGCCGCCGTCATCGGCGGCGCCAACCTCGCCGGCGGCATCGGCACCGCCTTCGGCGCCCTGGTCGGCGCGGCGCTGATCGAAGTGATCCGCAACAGCCTCGGGCTGCTCGGCATCAATGCCTTCTGGCAGGGAACGTTTATCGGCGGGGCGATCGTGCTGGCGGTGCTGTTCGACCGGATCAGGAATTTGCGGCAGAGCGAGTAG
- a CDS encoding chaperone NapD produces MPETPSLYHISSAVIATLPTATLSVLGQLAMMENVEVHGHGGGKIVIVIEGTSTGMMGECLSRISLFDGVISANMVFEHVETEGLR; encoded by the coding sequence ATGCCTGAAACGCCATCGCTCTATCACATATCGAGCGCGGTCATCGCGACGCTGCCCACTGCGACGCTGAGCGTTCTCGGCCAACTGGCGATGATGGAAAACGTTGAAGTCCACGGCCATGGCGGCGGCAAGATTGTCATCGTCATCGAAGGGACAAGCACAGGCATGATGGGCGAATGCCTGTCGCGCATATCGCTGTTCGATGGGGTCATCTCCGCGAATATGGTTTTCGAGCATGTCGAAACGGAGGGGCTTAGATGA
- the napA gene encoding periplasmic nitrate reductase subunit alpha: MTGELTRRDILKAHAAAIAAATAGITLPAAAQQVPGGIDALEIKWSKAPCRFCGTGCGVMVGVKQGQVVATHGDMQAEVNRGLNCIKGYFLSKIMYGQDRLKTPLLRKQNGVYAKEGEFEPVSWDEAFDVMAAQCKRVLKEKGPTAIGMFGSGQWTIFEGYAATKLMRAGFRSNNLDPNARHCMASAAVAFMRTFGMDEPMGCYDDFENADAFVLWGSNMAEMHPILWTRVADRRLGQPHVRVAVLSTFTHRSMDLADIPIVFKPGTDLVILNYIANHIIQTGRVNEAFVEKHAKFARAATDIGYGLRPDDPIEVKAANSADPGKTEPMDFEAFKDFVSDYTLKKTAAMTGVDPEFLEQLAELYADPARKVMSLWTMGFNQHVRGVWANQMVYNLHLLTGKISEPGNSPFSLTGQPSACGTAREVGTFAHRLPADMVVTNPEHRKHAEEIWHVPHGLIPEKPGYHAVQQDRMLKDGKLNFYWVQVNNNVQAAPNTSNETYNGYRNPENFIVVSDAYPTITAMSADLILPAAMWVEKEGAYGNAERRTHVWHQLVQAAGEARSDLWQMMEFSKRFTTDEVWPAELLDANPTYRGKTLFDVLFRNGEVDRYPLEDISADYDNNEAKAFGFYVQKGLFEEYAAFGRGHGHDLAPYDVYHEVRGLRWPVVDGQETKWRYREGYDPYVKSGEGLNFYGQADGKAVILAAPYEPPAESPDDEFDVWLVTGRVLEHWHSGSMTMRVPELYKAFPGARCFMNADDARKRGINQGAEVRIVSRRGEIRTRIDTRGRNRMPSGVIFVPWFDASQLINKVTLDATDPISKQTDFKKCAVKILPVVG; the protein is encoded by the coding sequence ATGACCGGTGAACTGACCCGTCGTGACATCCTGAAGGCGCACGCGGCAGCGATAGCCGCGGCGACCGCGGGCATAACGCTTCCGGCCGCCGCGCAGCAGGTGCCCGGCGGCATCGATGCGCTCGAGATAAAGTGGTCGAAAGCGCCCTGCAGGTTTTGCGGGACCGGCTGTGGCGTCATGGTCGGGGTCAAGCAGGGCCAGGTCGTCGCCACGCACGGCGACATGCAGGCCGAAGTGAACCGGGGCCTGAACTGTATCAAGGGCTACTTTCTTTCGAAGATCATGTACGGCCAGGACCGGTTGAAGACGCCGCTGCTGCGCAAGCAGAACGGCGTCTACGCCAAGGAAGGCGAGTTCGAGCCGGTGAGCTGGGATGAGGCCTTCGACGTGATGGCGGCGCAGTGCAAACGCGTTCTGAAGGAGAAGGGGCCGACCGCCATCGGCATGTTCGGCTCCGGCCAGTGGACGATCTTCGAGGGCTATGCCGCCACGAAACTGATGCGCGCCGGCTTCCGGTCGAACAACCTCGATCCAAACGCCCGCCACTGCATGGCGTCTGCCGCCGTCGCCTTCATGCGAACCTTCGGCATGGACGAGCCGATGGGATGCTACGACGATTTCGAGAATGCCGACGCCTTCGTGCTTTGGGGCTCCAACATGGCGGAGATGCATCCGATCCTGTGGACGCGGGTCGCCGATCGTCGCCTCGGCCAACCGCATGTCCGGGTCGCGGTGTTGTCCACCTTCACCCATCGCAGCATGGATCTGGCCGACATACCCATCGTCTTCAAGCCCGGCACCGACCTGGTGATCCTGAACTATATCGCCAACCACATCATTCAAACCGGACGGGTCAACGAGGCATTCGTCGAAAAGCATGCCAAATTTGCCCGCGCCGCGACCGATATCGGCTACGGCCTGCGCCCTGATGATCCGATCGAGGTCAAGGCCGCAAATTCGGCCGATCCGGGCAAGACCGAGCCGATGGATTTCGAGGCGTTCAAGGACTTCGTCTCGGATTACACGCTGAAGAAGACGGCAGCGATGACCGGCGTCGATCCGGAGTTTCTCGAACAACTGGCCGAGCTTTATGCCGATCCCGCCCGCAAAGTCATGTCGCTCTGGACGATGGGCTTCAACCAGCACGTCAGGGGCGTCTGGGCCAACCAGATGGTCTACAACCTCCATCTTCTGACGGGCAAGATTTCCGAGCCGGGCAACAGTCCATTTTCCCTGACCGGCCAGCCTTCCGCTTGCGGTACGGCGCGCGAGGTCGGAACCTTCGCCCATCGCCTGCCTGCCGACATGGTGGTGACCAACCCCGAGCATCGCAAACATGCCGAGGAGATCTGGCATGTCCCTCACGGCCTGATTCCGGAAAAACCCGGCTACCATGCGGTGCAGCAGGACCGGATGCTGAAGGATGGCAAGCTGAATTTCTACTGGGTGCAGGTCAACAACAACGTCCAGGCGGCGCCCAATACCAGCAACGAGACCTATAACGGCTATCGCAATCCCGAAAACTTCATCGTCGTCTCCGACGCCTATCCGACGATCACCGCGATGAGTGCCGACCTGATTTTGCCCGCCGCCATGTGGGTGGAAAAGGAAGGCGCCTACGGCAACGCCGAACGCCGGACGCATGTGTGGCACCAGCTTGTGCAGGCTGCGGGCGAGGCGCGCTCCGACCTCTGGCAGATGATGGAGTTCTCGAAGCGCTTCACCACCGACGAGGTTTGGCCGGCGGAGCTGCTGGACGCCAATCCGACCTATCGCGGCAAGACGCTTTTCGACGTGCTGTTTCGCAACGGCGAAGTTGACCGGTACCCTCTCGAAGACATCAGTGCCGACTACGACAATAACGAGGCAAAGGCCTTCGGCTTCTATGTCCAGAAGGGGCTTTTCGAGGAGTATGCCGCATTCGGACGCGGACATGGCCACGATCTGGCGCCCTACGACGTCTATCACGAGGTTCGAGGCCTGCGCTGGCCCGTCGTCGACGGGCAGGAAACCAAATGGCGATACCGCGAAGGATACGATCCCTATGTCAAATCCGGCGAGGGTTTGAATTTCTACGGCCAGGCGGATGGCAAGGCCGTCATCCTGGCAGCACCCTACGAGCCTCCCGCAGAATCGCCCGACGACGAGTTCGATGTCTGGCTGGTGACGGGACGGGTGCTTGAACATTGGCATTCCGGTTCGATGACGATGCGGGTTCCTGAACTCTACAAGGCGTTCCCCGGGGCGCGCTGTTTCATGAATGCCGACGACGCGCGAAAACGCGGCATCAACCAGGGGGCCGAAGTCCGCATCGTCTCGCGGCGTGGCGAAATCCGCACCCGGATCGACACCCGCGGCAGGAACCGGATGCCATCCGGCGTCATCTTCGTCCCGTGGTTCGACGCCAGCCAATTGATCAACAAGGTCACGCTCGACGCCACCGATCCCATCTCGAAACAGACGGATTTCAAGAAATGCGCGGTCAAGATTCTCCCCGTCGTCGGTTGA
- a CDS encoding nitrate reductase cytochrome c-type subunit: MRGQDSPRRRLRRPEWTAIAAGLLVFVTTASIAEVVTQNVPQLQGPPEAMQSEPAAVLPRWVVDDRRQMRAYPDQPPIIPHSIEGYELSVNANRCLSCHKREFTQDSGAPMISVTHYMTRDGQMIADVSPRRYFCTACHVPQADIKPLVPSMFKDMSELGFKPAGSE, encoded by the coding sequence ATGCGCGGTCAAGATTCTCCCCGTCGTCGGTTGAGACGACCCGAATGGACAGCCATTGCAGCGGGTTTGCTGGTGTTCGTCACGACGGCATCGATCGCTGAGGTCGTCACCCAGAATGTCCCCCAGCTTCAGGGGCCGCCTGAGGCCATGCAGTCCGAGCCTGCCGCCGTCCTGCCGCGATGGGTGGTCGATGACCGCCGGCAGATGCGCGCCTATCCCGACCAGCCGCCTATTATCCCGCATTCGATCGAGGGCTATGAGCTTTCGGTCAACGCCAACCGGTGCCTCTCCTGTCACAAGCGGGAGTTCACTCAGGATTCCGGCGCCCCGATGATCAGTGTCACCCACTACATGACGCGGGACGGCCAGATGATCGCCGATGTCTCGCCCCGGCGCTATTTCTGCACGGCCTGCCACGTTCCCCAGGCTGATATCAAACCGCTGGTGCCAAGCATGTTCAAGGATATGAGCGAACTTGGTTTCAAGCCTGCCGGAAGCGAGTGA